Part of the Bacteriovorax stolpii genome, TGAAAAGTGACGGATTTGTCCACTGTCAGATTTCATTGGGCGAGCATCGAAAATCAGGCGGTATTTAAATTCTTTCGGTGAAGAAAGTTTTACGTGAACACGCCCGTTTTCCTTAATGAAAGCTTCAAACGTTACACCAAAATTTTGGTTTGTTCCTACGATTTTATTAGGACCTTGTTGCTCCATTTGGAAAAGAAGATCAGTTGCTCCGTAGTCTGTTACCACTTGAAGTTTCAGAGGAGCTGGAGAATCTGTAAGTGATTTGAAATCAAAAACCGAGTTAGGGTTTTTCATATCAGTAACTGTTAAATCATTCGTAAGTGTGAACTCATATTGATCACGCTTAAGAGTGAAAGGTTGAATTGTAATTGGTGCAGCTGGTGTTGCCGCCGCTGCTGTTCCAGCTGATAGAGTCGCCGGATTTTCAGTCTTCGGTTGCTCCTTTAAATCAGTTGTTGTCGCCACTGGTTGAGTCGTTACTGCTGCCGGAGCAGGTGCTTTTTGAGCGAAATAATACTGCCATCCAAAGAGGACGATCCCCGAAAGAAGAACAGCGATAAACGCACGTTTTTGGTCTTGGTTGAACATGAAATTAACTCCAAAATAATGATAGACGTACTACTTCTCTGGGACGGGATCATGCCCGCCATCACAGAAGGGATGACATCTACTAATTCGACGTACTGAATACCATACTGCACGCTCTATTGGAAACTTCTCGAAACATTCTTTTGAATATTCCGAACAGCTTGGATAAAAGCGACATTTAGGGCCAAGTAGTGGTGAAATAAAATAGCGGTAAAAACGAATCAAACTAATAGCAATAAACTTCATTAGTTGCTCCTTAGTTTTTCATCTTCTAAGAAGCTAAAAAATTCGCGCAAATTCTTATGTAAAACTT contains:
- the yidD gene encoding membrane protein insertion efficiency factor YidD; translated protein: MKFIAISLIRFYRYFISPLLGPKCRFYPSCSEYSKECFEKFPIERAVWYSVRRISRCHPFCDGGHDPVPEK